The region ATCGGCATGCCCTACGACCGGTTTGTCTATCACCTCATACTCTGCCTTGCCCTCACTCTGCCGGAGGAAAGCATCGAGATGTTCTCTGAAAACTCTCGCTTTTCCCCAGAATTTTACGGGAACATTTTCAGTATCATCTTCTCCAACGGGAACAGACTCGTGGACTATGTTAGGTATTGAAAGCAGAACTCTGTCAAGCTCATCTTCAATTCTCTTAAGCTCTTCTTCGCCTTTTTTCACGAGCTCGGATATTTTTTTCGCCTCTTCGATGAGCTTTTTCTTCTCCTCACCCTGTGCCTTCTTTACCTGGGTGGAGAGCTGGTTTCTTTCTCTTCTGAGCTGGTTCAGCCTGTAAAGTTCTTCTCTCCACTTTCTATCCAGGTCAATTGCTTCTTCGATGATCTCAATACTTTCTCCTCTTTTTTTCTGAGATTCGATGAGGACCTCAGGGGCCTCCCTCAACGCTCTGAGTATGCTCCACATCGTTTCATACCTCCAGGAAATGCGATGTCAGGGTTACATAATTTCCATCCAGTTCAACCTTTATTTTTTGCGGCAGATATTTCCCTTCTATGGTGTAATAGCCATCCTCAAAGTTTCCGAGTATTTTTAGCATGTTGTTAACTGCATAATAAAACTCTACCGCATCTTTTTCGCTGTCAAAGGATATCTTCCACTGCCAGCCAGTGTCATTCAGGGTGTATGCATCTCCGTTCCAGCCTTCTGCCGCAACCCACGCTATGGAATCGTCGGTGTGAGCTGCGAGGAAAAACAGCACGAAAAGCTCTCCGAGCCTGTTCTGGTTGTCTCCAAGGTAAACTCTCTCAAAACCCTCTTTTGCGAAATACTTCTCAGGATGGATCACCTGTTCCATTGTGGTTGGAGGTCTCTCTAACAGAGAAACGGTATCGTTCGTTCTGTTGAACACCTCGATGGCCAGATTGTACCCGAAAAGGTAGGGCGCATAGCCCAGCAGAAAATATGCGTTCTTTTCATCAACCTCGCTCAGGGACTCCTTTGTGTAGTTTTCTCGGGCAAGCACTCTGGAAATTAACTTTGCATCTCCTTCAATGGTTGAAGCTTTTGCCTTTTCACCATCGAAAGTTCCATCGGAAGTTATGTTAAACCTCTCCTGATAGAGGTGCTCAAGTTCATGGTAAACCGTTCTCCTGAACGTTTCCTCGTTAAAGTTGTCTTTCACGACATATATCTTCCCTTCCCAGGTGAATGCAACAAAACTCGACAGATCATGTTCTTTGGCTTTTTTGAAGCTGTAGTTTGCTGGAAGGAGCAGCATGGCCTTGTAAAAAATCTCGTCTTTTTGGTCATAGTTTCCCCATTTTTCTATTACCCATTCAGTATCAACGATCTTCAGTTCAGGATTGAGATCGGTGTTTCTGAAGGCATTGAATGTTTTCAGGGCATCATCGTAATTTTTTCTTATATCTGCATCAATCTGAGTTGTACAGGCCAGAACGAGTGCAGTGAGAAAAATAAGTGAAAGGATTCTCCAATTCATAAAAGGTCTTTTTCGACGAGACTTATAGCCTTGTCGATTTCCGCTTTCAGCATCTCCGGAATGTCCTTAATCTCGAGATCAAGAAACCCTCTTATAATGGCGGATGTGGCCTCATCTCTCGAAAATCCCCTTGCCATCAGGTAAAAAATCTCCTCCTCGGCAATTTTTCCTATCGCTGCCTCGTGACTCAGCTCAACGTCGGGATAGTTTGCTTCAAGTTCCGGGATCGCAACAATGCTTCCGTTCTGGGAGAGCATGAGTCCCTTGCATTCAAGGTGTCCCTTCACCTCAGGAGCATTACCGACAAGACTGCCCCTCGCAACAATTCTCCCTCCTCTGCTGATGGCCCTCGAAATGATCTCAGCACTGCTGTTTTCACCGTTCAGCACGGCTCTGCTTCCAATATCCACATTGGAGCCTTCAAGCCCAACTACAATGCTGCTGAAAATCGCTCTTGAGTTTCTGCCATTCAGGAATGCTGTGGGATACATCTGAACGAGTCTGACGGGGTTCATGAGGACGTAGTTACTTATGAATGTGCCGTTCTCTTCAACAATTGCGGCACTTCTTGGCCTCACCTCTATATCGCTTTCCCAGCTATGTATCATCGTGAAGGTAAGTCTGGCGCCCTTTTTAACGAAGAACTCCGATATCCCGATGTGCAGGCCGGCAGCAACCCCCGGGTGGGAAGTGCAGCCGGAAATTATGTTAAGCTCGCTCCCCTCCTCTGCTATGATTATGTTGTGAACTTTCTGTTTGTGTCCCTGTGTCCTAAGGTAAAGGCATGCCTCTACAGGAAACTGAACTCTGACTCCTTTTTTGGCTCGGATAAAGTAACCATTAACGTCAGAGGAATCGACCTCTCTTGTATAGTCGTCCTGATCTTTTTTGACAGCTTTCCAGAAATAGTCTTTGAGCCAGTCGTATTTTTCCAGGGCGTCTCTTATGCTCATTATCTCCACGCCTTCAAAAAAGCTCCTGGAGATCACACTCTCCTGGTCAATCTGAACAAATGTTGCACTCCTTCTATCACTTTCAAGCTCTATCCCAACACTCTCAAGTCTCTTTTTTACTTGTTCTGATTCAAGTTCTGGAATTCTCTCAGACATTTTTTCACACACCCCTCATACCCGTATTTTCTGACATCATCGAGGATTTCATACGGATTGCCGATGCAGGCGAGCTTGCCCTTATACAGAATTACACCGTAATCCGCATCGACATAATCGAGAATGTTGCCGGTATGGGTAATTATAATCCCCGATTTTCTCCGCTCTTCTTTTGGAACATCTCTCTGCAGGAGCTTTCTTATGACCTCTCCGACGAGAGCAACATTCTCTATATCCACGCCGCTGTCAGGTTCATCAAGCATGATAAAGTCCGGATCCATTACAAGAAGCTGGAGCAGTTCGCTCCTCTTCACCTCACCTCCCGAAAAGCCTCTGTTTATGTCTCTGTCCAGAAAATCGCTCATGTTCAGATATTCAGCATATTCGTAAATTCTATCCCCAGGAATTCCCCTCTTCTCAGCAATCTTTTTCAGAACATCGATCAGCTTGACCCCATTTATAGCCGGTGGGGTTTGGAAAGCAATACCCATCCCGAGATTTGCCCTGTAGTCTGTGTCTTTGTCAGTTATGTCCTTGCCCTTGAACACGATCCTGCCATCGAACACGCGGTAGTTTGGATTTCCTATCACTGTGTTCATTAATGTGGATTTTCCGCTGCCGTTTGGCCCAAAAAGCGCCAGCGTTTCTCCCTTCTTTATGTACAGGTTTATGTTTTCCAGAACTCTTTTATCTCCAACCTTTACGCCAAGATTGACGACTCTAAGCATATCATCGTCCATGAGCATCACCTTTTTCAGCGTTAGAAGTTGTTTATTCTCTCAGGTTATATAAATAGGTTGCAGAAGTGTCGAAATTTTGCTCAAATCCGCCCATATTTTTTATTTAACAGTGTTATACTTTTGAAGTTCTAAGTAGAAAAGCGCATAGTTAAGGAAAAAATCTGGGATTTAAAGCCGAAGATTTTTAGAATTCCATTATGTTAACCTCCCCGTCTTCGTAGATCGCATAGCTTCTTTTTCCTGTCAGGTATCCACAGGACTCCCCGGGGTTTATCACAAGCGTGCTGCCATCTCTGACTACTCTCGCCTCATGGGTGTGGCCGGTAACCACGATATTGCATTTCTTCTCCAGAATCTTCAGCAAGTCCGGATTCGTGCCGTGATATACTGCAATGTCCTCTGCAAAAACAACTTCTCCTGCAACCCATCCCATTCCCAGTGCGATTTCGGTCAGCTTGTTCCTGTCACCGTCGTTGTTTCCGAAGGCTATGTACAGTTTTTCAATCTCTGAAAACCTTTTCAATGCGAATGGGGAAATCACATCTCCGGCATGCACAAAAAAGTCAACCTTCTCATTTTTTATCTCCGAGATCAGATCATCTATGGCGGCAATGCTGTCATGGGTGTCCGAAAAGGCGATGAACTTCATGTTCCTAATGCTCTTCAGGAAATAATAAGGTTTACTCTCGGGTTCAGAGACCGCAAGCTGATTCAAGCATGCAGATCGCCTTGTATGTGGCATAAAGGCTCGTTTTGGGTTTATCTCCGAATCCGGCAAATCTCGCTTCTGCACATTCGAAGATTTTGAGAGTTTCTTTTTCGAATTCACCATGAGGAAATGCTCCCACACAAACTGTTATATTTTCAATTCCTCTCTCAAGCAACGCTTTCCGGTCATGGCCCTCTCTCAGGACCACAGTATTTTCGGTGAGAAGTTCTGACAGGGAGAGGTCTGTAAAACTCATAAGGATCTCTCCTCTGGAGGAAATCATTCTTTTCCTGAACAGGTCTTCCATCAGGCCCACAAACCG is a window of Geoglobus acetivorans DNA encoding:
- a CDS encoding SufD family Fe-S cluster assembly protein gives rise to the protein MSERIPELESEQVKKRLESVGIELESDRRSATFVQIDQESVISRSFFEGVEIMSIRDALEKYDWLKDYFWKAVKKDQDDYTREVDSSDVNGYFIRAKKGVRVQFPVEACLYLRTQGHKQKVHNIIIAEEGSELNIISGCTSHPGVAAGLHIGISEFFVKKGARLTFTMIHSWESDIEVRPRSAAIVEENGTFISNYVLMNPVRLVQMYPTAFLNGRNSRAIFSSIVVGLEGSNVDIGSRAVLNGENSSAEIISRAISRGGRIVARGSLVGNAPEVKGHLECKGLMLSQNGSIVAIPELEANYPDVELSHEAAIGKIAEEEIFYLMARGFSRDEATSAIIRGFLDLEIKDIPEMLKAEIDKAISLVEKDLL
- a CDS encoding ABC transporter ATP-binding protein, producing the protein MDDDMLRVVNLGVKVGDKRVLENINLYIKKGETLALFGPNGSGKSTLMNTVIGNPNYRVFDGRIVFKGKDITDKDTDYRANLGMGIAFQTPPAINGVKLIDVLKKIAEKRGIPGDRIYEYAEYLNMSDFLDRDINRGFSGGEVKRSELLQLLVMDPDFIMLDEPDSGVDIENVALVGEVIRKLLQRDVPKEERRKSGIIITHTGNILDYVDADYGVILYKGKLACIGNPYEILDDVRKYGYEGCVKKCLREFQNLNQNK
- a CDS encoding YfcE family phosphodiesterase, which translates into the protein MKFIAFSDTHDSIAAIDDLISEIKNEKVDFFVHAGDVISPFALKRFSEIEKLYIAFGNNDGDRNKLTEIALGMGWVAGEVVFAEDIAVYHGTNPDLLKILEKKCNIVVTGHTHEARVVRDGSTLVINPGESCGYLTGKRSYAIYEDGEVNIMEF
- a CDS encoding 16S rRNA methyltransferase — protein: MRFIFVEASLETIPEEISKHPTIMRDARRRKKSPGAMILDDSRHHQAMKNIENREKRGRPDIIHQCLLAVLDSALEPEIYVHTIKGEVIMVNCRTRIPRNYNRFVGLMEDLFRKRMISSRGEILMSFTDLSLSELLTENTVVLREGHDRKALLERGIENITVCVGAFPHGEFEKETLKIFECAEARFAGFGDKPKTSLYATYKAICMLESACGL